The following are from one region of the Edwardsiella tarda ATCC 15947 = NBRC 105688 genome:
- a CDS encoding YbdD/YjiX family protein, which yields MFDTLAKAGKYLGQAAKLMVGVPDYDNYVQHMRLTHPEQTPMSYEAFFRERQDARYGGKGSTRCC from the coding sequence ATGTTCGATACGCTCGCCAAGGCCGGGAAATATCTGGGACAAGCCGCCAAGCTGATGGTCGGCGTCCCCGATTACGACAACTACGTGCAACATATGCGCCTGACACACCCCGAACAGACACCGATGAGTTATGAGGCGTTTTTTCGCGAACGTCAGGATGCACGCTACGGCGGTAAGGGCAGCACGCGCTGCTGTTAA